Proteins from a single region of Catenulispora acidiphila DSM 44928:
- a CDS encoding NAD-dependent succinate-semialdehyde dehydrogenase: MTAISPEQERRLLDSVPTGLLIDGRWRQASDGGTLDVSDPSTGEVLLTVASASAADGQDALAAAHAAQASWARTAPRQRAEILRKAFDLVTARTEDFALLMTLEMGKPLADSRAEVAYGAEFLRWFSEQTNRIAGRYQTAPDGAARLLVAKRPVGPCLLITPWNFPLAMGTRKLGPALAAGCTVVFKPAALTPLTSLLLAQTLIEAGVPDGVVNVIPTRHAGAVTGPLIRDPRLRKLSFTGSTEVGQQLIADSAEQVLRVSMELGGNAPLIVFADADLDRALDGAMLAKLRNGGEACTAANRLLVERSVADVFADRLTSRFREHTLGRGTLPDVKIGPLVDAETRDKVERLVDAAVEGGAKVLTGGHKLPGAGYFYEPTVLTDIPAGAEILREEIFGPVAPIIAFDSEDEAVALANETQYGLVAYAFTKDLNRGLRLAERLDAGMIGLNTGIVSNPAAPFGGVKQSGIGREGGLEGIEEYLETRYVGIADPFAEGA; encoded by the coding sequence GTGACTGCGATCTCCCCGGAGCAGGAGCGCCGGCTTCTGGACTCCGTGCCCACCGGACTGCTGATCGACGGACGCTGGCGCCAGGCGTCCGACGGCGGAACGCTCGACGTCAGCGACCCCTCGACCGGCGAGGTGCTGCTGACCGTCGCCAGCGCGTCGGCCGCCGACGGCCAGGACGCGCTGGCCGCCGCGCACGCCGCGCAGGCTTCGTGGGCGCGCACGGCGCCGCGTCAGCGCGCGGAGATCCTGCGCAAGGCGTTCGACCTGGTCACCGCGCGCACCGAGGACTTCGCGCTGCTGATGACGCTGGAGATGGGCAAGCCGCTGGCGGACTCGCGCGCCGAGGTCGCCTACGGCGCGGAGTTCCTGCGCTGGTTCTCCGAGCAGACGAACCGGATCGCCGGGCGGTACCAGACGGCGCCGGACGGAGCGGCGCGCCTGCTGGTCGCCAAGCGGCCGGTCGGACCGTGCCTGCTGATCACCCCGTGGAATTTCCCGCTGGCGATGGGGACGCGCAAGCTGGGACCGGCGCTGGCCGCCGGGTGCACGGTCGTGTTCAAGCCGGCCGCGCTCACCCCGCTGACCTCGCTGCTGCTCGCGCAGACGCTGATCGAGGCCGGGGTCCCCGACGGCGTGGTGAACGTGATCCCGACCCGGCACGCAGGAGCGGTCACCGGCCCGCTGATCCGCGACCCGCGCCTGCGCAAGCTGTCCTTCACCGGCTCGACCGAGGTCGGGCAGCAGCTGATCGCGGACTCCGCCGAGCAGGTGCTGCGGGTGTCGATGGAACTCGGCGGCAACGCGCCGCTGATCGTCTTCGCCGACGCCGACCTGGACCGCGCGCTGGACGGCGCCATGCTCGCCAAGCTGCGCAACGGCGGCGAGGCGTGCACCGCGGCGAACCGGCTGCTGGTGGAGCGCTCCGTCGCCGACGTCTTCGCCGACCGCCTGACCAGCCGTTTCCGCGAGCACACGCTCGGGCGCGGCACGCTGCCGGACGTCAAGATCGGCCCGCTGGTCGACGCCGAGACCCGCGACAAGGTCGAGCGCCTGGTCGACGCCGCGGTCGAAGGCGGCGCGAAGGTCCTCACCGGCGGCCACAAGCTCCCCGGAGCGGGCTACTTCTACGAGCCGACGGTCCTGACCGACATCCCCGCCGGCGCGGAGATCCTGCGCGAGGAGATCTTCGGACCGGTCGCCCCGATCATCGCCTTCGACAGCGAGGACGAGGCCGTCGCCCTGGCCAACGAGACGCAGTACGGCCTGGTCGCCTACGCCTTCACCAAGGACCTGAACCGCGGCCTGCGCCTGGCCGAGCGCCTCGACGCCGGCATGATCGGCCTGAACACCGGGATTGTGTCGAACCCGGCGGCGCCCTTCGGCGGGGTGAAGCAGTCCGGGATCGGGCGCGAGGGCGGGCTGGAGGGCATCGAGGAGTACTTGGAGACGCGGTACGTGGGGATCGCCGATCCCTTCGCCGAGGGCGCCTAG
- a CDS encoding NAD-dependent malic enzyme has translation MRNPDAAGTGRDNRLATTARGNAVLTDPRLNRGTAFTLAERRALDLVGLLPQAVVTQEKQAARVYEQFRSEQTALEKYVSLSSLRDRNEVLFYRLVTEHLAEILPIVYTPTVGTAIEHYNAEYRRPHGVYLSVDAPQDIERSLAAAGLGPDDVDLIVATDGEAILGIGDWGVGGIDIAVGKLVVYTAAGGIDPRRVLPVMLDVGTNRQELLDDPGYLGNRHPRADRETYDAFIDAYVQTAGRLFPHALLHWEDFGTTNAHRVLDRYRDQVFTFNDDIQGTGAVTLAAVLAGVAASGQPLREHRIVVFGAGSAGIGITDDLREALTADGLSPQEATARIWCVDRYGLLTDDQDSLRDFQVRYARPAAESSDWAHEADQDGVTLAEVVDRIHPTILIGTSGRGGAFTEDIVRAMAEHTDRPLILPMSNPTDLAEATPSDLLTWTAGKALIATGSPFDPVEHDGTTYQIAQANNALVFPGLGLGAIVARATRVTDAMLVAAANAVAGRVDTGTPGAPILPPVPELRETSVAVAVAVARAAAEGGVAGIEVGDDIEARVREAMWQPVYPEIVAV, from the coding sequence GTGAGGAACCCAGACGCAGCAGGCACAGGCCGGGACAACCGCTTGGCGACCACCGCCCGAGGAAACGCGGTCCTGACCGATCCGCGCCTGAACCGCGGGACCGCCTTCACCCTCGCCGAGCGCCGGGCCCTCGATCTGGTCGGGCTGCTGCCGCAGGCCGTCGTCACGCAGGAGAAGCAGGCCGCGCGCGTCTACGAGCAGTTCCGCTCCGAGCAGACCGCCCTGGAGAAGTACGTCTCCCTGAGCAGCCTGCGCGACCGCAACGAGGTCCTGTTCTACCGCCTGGTCACCGAGCACCTGGCCGAGATCCTGCCGATCGTCTACACCCCGACCGTCGGCACCGCGATCGAGCACTACAACGCCGAATACCGGCGGCCGCACGGCGTCTACCTGTCCGTGGACGCCCCGCAGGACATCGAGCGCTCGCTGGCGGCCGCCGGGCTCGGCCCGGACGACGTCGACCTGATCGTGGCCACCGACGGCGAGGCGATCCTGGGCATCGGCGACTGGGGCGTCGGCGGCATCGACATCGCGGTCGGCAAGCTCGTCGTCTACACCGCCGCCGGCGGCATCGACCCGCGCCGGGTGCTGCCGGTCATGCTCGACGTCGGCACCAACCGCCAGGAGCTGCTGGACGACCCCGGCTACCTCGGCAACCGCCACCCGCGCGCGGACCGGGAGACCTACGACGCGTTCATCGACGCCTACGTCCAGACCGCAGGTCGCCTGTTCCCGCACGCGCTGCTGCACTGGGAGGACTTCGGCACCACGAACGCCCACCGCGTCCTGGACCGCTACCGCGACCAGGTCTTCACCTTCAACGACGACATCCAGGGCACCGGCGCGGTGACCCTGGCCGCGGTCCTGGCCGGTGTCGCCGCCAGCGGGCAGCCGCTGCGCGAGCACCGCATCGTGGTCTTCGGCGCGGGCAGCGCCGGGATCGGCATCACCGACGACCTGCGCGAAGCCCTCACCGCCGACGGCTTGTCGCCGCAGGAGGCCACGGCGCGCATTTGGTGCGTCGACCGCTACGGCCTGCTGACCGACGACCAGGACAGCCTGCGCGACTTCCAAGTCCGCTACGCGCGCCCCGCCGCCGAGAGCTCCGACTGGGCCCACGAGGCGGACCAGGACGGCGTGACCCTGGCCGAGGTCGTCGACCGGATCCACCCGACCATCCTGATCGGCACCTCCGGGCGCGGCGGGGCGTTCACCGAGGACATCGTGCGCGCCATGGCCGAGCACACCGACCGGCCGCTCATCCTGCCGATGTCCAACCCGACCGACCTGGCCGAGGCGACGCCGTCGGACCTGCTGACCTGGACCGCGGGGAAGGCGCTGATCGCCACCGGCAGCCCGTTCGACCCCGTCGAGCACGACGGCACCACCTACCAGATCGCCCAGGCGAACAACGCCCTGGTCTTCCCCGGCCTCGGTCTGGGCGCCATCGTCGCCCGCGCCACGCGCGTCACCGACGCCATGCTCGTCGCCGCGGCGAACGCCGTCGCCGGACGCGTGGACACCGGCACGCCGGGCGCGCCTATCCTCCCGCCGGTCCCGGAGCTGCGCGAGACCTCCGTCGCGGTCGCTGTGGCGGTGGCGCGCGCCGCCGCCGAGGGCGGCGTGGCCGGGATCGAGGTCGGCGACGACATCGAGGCGCGGGTGCGCGAGGCGATGTGGCAGCCGGTGTATCCGGAGATCGTCGCGGTCTGA
- a CDS encoding VOC family protein, whose translation MPLSAYELRTSIAVSDIDQAVAFYEGKLGLPLIRSGPSARIAGGSRVYASGGGPALNVYQSATAGTTAATLAVWYVDDLDRIVDELTASGVEFTRYEQFEHDARGITPRAGGGRIAWFQDPDGNTFALESDV comes from the coding sequence ATGCCGTTGAGTGCCTACGAACTCCGCACCTCGATCGCCGTCTCCGACATCGACCAGGCCGTCGCGTTCTACGAAGGCAAGTTGGGACTGCCGCTCATCCGGTCCGGACCGAGCGCCAGAATCGCCGGAGGCAGTCGCGTCTACGCCTCCGGCGGCGGTCCCGCGCTGAACGTCTACCAGTCCGCCACCGCCGGGACGACGGCGGCGACGCTGGCCGTCTGGTACGTCGACGACCTGGACCGGATCGTCGACGAACTCACCGCCTCAGGGGTCGAGTTCACCCGCTACGAGCAGTTCGAGCACGACGCCAGGGGCATCACCCCGCGCGCCGGCGGCGGACGCATCGCCTGGTTCCAGGACCCTGACGGCAATACGTTCGCCCTCGAATCCGACGTCTGA
- a CDS encoding alpha-hydroxy-acid oxidizing protein, with translation MTDFGAYQYEIYFDGLRGVVPHFPMTYEGWEERARATLSPSLWSYVAGGAGDEHTQRANVAAFSRRALVPRMFVGAKQRDLSVSMFGLTLPSPLMMAPVGVLGLCAQDGHGDLAAARAAARTGVPMIASTLSVDPMEQVAAEFGDTPGFFQLYTPTDRDLAASLVQRAEAAGFQGIVVTLDTWVTGWRPRDLSTSNFPQLRGHCLANYTSDPVFRAALPKPPEEDPGATVMHWAGVFGNPLTWDDLPWLRSLTTLPLIVKGLCHPEDVRRARDGGVDGIYCSNHGGRQANGGLATLDVLPEVVEAADSLPVIFDSGVRSGTDVVKALALGASAVAIGRPYIHGLAIGGVDGLVHVLRSLLAEADLLMAVDGYPTLADLTPDALRTVG, from the coding sequence ATGACGGACTTCGGCGCATACCAGTACGAGATCTACTTCGACGGGCTGCGCGGTGTGGTGCCGCACTTCCCGATGACGTATGAGGGCTGGGAGGAGCGCGCCCGCGCCACGCTGTCCCCGTCGCTGTGGTCCTACGTGGCTGGCGGTGCGGGAGATGAGCACACGCAGCGCGCGAACGTCGCCGCCTTCAGCCGCCGCGCGCTGGTCCCGCGGATGTTCGTCGGCGCCAAGCAGCGCGACCTGTCGGTGTCGATGTTCGGTCTGACCCTGCCCTCGCCGCTGATGATGGCGCCGGTCGGCGTGCTCGGGCTGTGCGCCCAGGACGGGCACGGCGACCTGGCCGCGGCACGCGCCGCCGCGCGGACCGGCGTGCCGATGATCGCCTCGACGCTGTCGGTGGACCCGATGGAGCAGGTCGCTGCCGAGTTCGGCGACACGCCCGGCTTCTTCCAGCTCTACACGCCCACCGACCGCGACCTGGCCGCGAGCCTGGTCCAGCGCGCCGAGGCAGCCGGGTTCCAGGGGATCGTCGTCACGCTGGACACCTGGGTCACCGGCTGGCGCCCCCGCGACCTGTCCACGTCGAACTTCCCGCAGCTGCGCGGGCACTGCCTGGCCAACTACACCAGCGACCCGGTGTTCCGCGCCGCGCTGCCCAAGCCGCCGGAGGAGGACCCCGGCGCGACGGTGATGCACTGGGCCGGGGTCTTCGGCAACCCCCTGACCTGGGACGACTTGCCGTGGCTGCGGTCGCTGACGACGCTGCCGCTGATCGTCAAGGGCCTGTGTCACCCCGAGGACGTGCGCCGGGCGCGTGACGGGGGAGTGGACGGGATCTACTGCTCCAACCACGGCGGTCGCCAGGCGAACGGCGGGCTGGCGACGCTGGACGTCCTGCCCGAGGTGGTCGAGGCGGCCGACTCCCTGCCGGTGATCTTCGACTCGGGCGTCCGCAGCGGCACGGACGTCGTCAAAGCTCTGGCATTGGGCGCCAGCGCGGTCGCGATCGGCCGTCCCTACATCCACGGCCTGGCGATCGGCGGCGTCGACGGACTGGTGCACGTGCTGCGCAGCCTGCTCGCCGAGGCCGATCTGCTGATGGCGGTCGACGGCTACCCGACGCTGGCCGACCTCACGCCGGACGCGCTGCGGACGGTTGGGTAG
- a CDS encoding LacI family DNA-binding transcriptional regulator, with amino-acid sequence MAQQGRRRHVSITDVAAQAGVSITTVSHMLSGQRPVAAATAARVQQVIADLGYEPNRLARGLRLQRTDTVALVIPDITNPFYPLIARGLQNVLGPAGLQVLVTSTDADPAAEEAAVQQMITRRVDGLAFADYQADHRRVAAAAEVGIPVVLLGGRTTRPGIDVVSSDDVAGGTIAAEYLIGRGYQRIAFITGAERVGSPANRVLGYRHALREAGRPYAPSLVVREEISRDGGARAMQRLLTLRQTPDAVLCTNDVVALGALDTAKARGLRVPEDVAVMGFDDIDIAALTTPTLTTVSNRPREQGEAIGRLLLGRLNGSAPRGPQRILFDPAVVQRDSA; translated from the coding sequence GTGGCGCAGCAGGGCCGCCGGCGGCACGTCAGCATCACCGACGTCGCCGCTCAGGCGGGGGTCAGCATCACGACGGTCTCGCACATGCTGTCCGGCCAGCGGCCGGTGGCGGCGGCGACCGCGGCGAGGGTCCAGCAGGTGATCGCCGATCTCGGCTACGAGCCCAACCGCCTGGCCCGCGGCCTGCGCCTGCAACGCACGGACACCGTGGCGCTGGTGATCCCGGACATCACCAACCCCTTCTACCCGCTGATCGCCCGCGGCCTGCAGAACGTCCTGGGCCCGGCGGGCCTCCAGGTCTTGGTCACCAGCACCGACGCCGACCCGGCCGCCGAGGAGGCGGCGGTGCAGCAGATGATCACCCGCCGCGTCGACGGTCTCGCCTTCGCCGACTACCAAGCCGACCACCGCCGCGTCGCCGCCGCAGCCGAGGTCGGCATCCCGGTGGTCCTGCTGGGCGGTCGCACCACGCGCCCCGGCATCGACGTGGTCAGCTCCGACGACGTCGCCGGCGGCACGATCGCGGCCGAATACCTGATCGGCCGCGGCTACCAGCGCATCGCGTTCATCACCGGCGCCGAACGCGTGGGCTCCCCGGCCAACCGCGTGCTGGGCTACCGGCACGCGCTGCGCGAGGCGGGCAGGCCGTACGCACCGTCGCTGGTGGTCCGCGAAGAGATCAGCCGCGACGGCGGAGCCCGCGCGATGCAGCGGCTGCTCACGCTGCGGCAGACGCCGGACGCGGTCCTGTGCACCAACGACGTAGTGGCGCTCGGTGCGCTGGACACGGCGAAGGCGCGCGGGCTGCGCGTGCCGGAGGACGTGGCGGTGATGGGCTTCGATGACATCGACATCGCGGCGCTCACCACGCCGACGCTGACCACGGTGTCGAACCGGCCCAGGGAGCAGGGCGAGGCAATCGGGCGCCTGTTGCTCGGACGGCTGAACGGATCAGCGCCGCGCGGCCCGCAGCGGATTCTGTTCGATCCGGCGGTGGTGCAGCGGGATTCGGCTTAA
- a CDS encoding enolase C-terminal domain-like protein produces the protein MTDANHLLDPSGALPQTRPPWTSRDSLRITRVRAIVTAPEGQPLVVVRVDTSDDGLYGLGCATFTQRYAAVAAAVDEHVGPLAVGRHPADIEDITRLIHYSSYWRSGPVLNNALSGLDQALWDIAGKRAGMPVYELLGGRSRSAVEVYSHAAGGTIEATLDQAEELLAEGYRNVRLQLGGPGLGTYGAPGTLGGYPRSPHPDGWAVEQYLRDAPRLFAAARERLGDSVNLMHDVHSRLTPKQAVVLARALEPYRLSFLEDVIAPELYDRLPEVRAASPVPIAVGEQIGSVPDAVRLVRDGGVDLLRLHTSAVGGLTPTRKIVALCELLGVRTAFHSPADVSPVGVAANLAVDISTPAFGYQESHTYNDATHEVFPGTRVVREGHLYPAEEPGWGIEIDERAAAKFPPVKFLHERWSSGVRRPDGGLEAP, from the coding sequence GTGACCGACGCGAACCACTTGCTCGACCCCTCCGGAGCCCTTCCGCAGACCCGACCCCCGTGGACCTCCCGCGACAGCCTGCGGATCACCCGCGTGCGGGCGATCGTCACCGCCCCCGAGGGGCAGCCGCTCGTGGTGGTCCGCGTCGACACCTCCGACGACGGCCTCTACGGCCTGGGCTGCGCCACCTTCACCCAGCGCTACGCCGCCGTGGCCGCCGCCGTCGACGAGCACGTCGGACCGCTGGCCGTCGGCCGCCACCCGGCCGACATCGAGGACATCACACGCCTGATTCACTACTCCTCGTACTGGCGCAGCGGACCGGTGCTCAACAACGCGCTGTCCGGTCTGGACCAAGCGCTGTGGGACATCGCCGGCAAGCGCGCCGGCATGCCGGTGTACGAGCTGCTCGGCGGGCGCAGCCGATCGGCGGTCGAGGTGTATTCGCACGCTGCCGGCGGCACCATCGAGGCGACGCTCGACCAGGCGGAGGAGCTGCTGGCCGAGGGCTACCGGAACGTGCGGCTCCAGCTCGGCGGTCCGGGCCTGGGCACGTATGGCGCGCCCGGCACGCTCGGCGGCTACCCGCGCTCGCCACATCCGGACGGCTGGGCCGTCGAGCAGTATCTGCGTGACGCGCCGCGGCTTTTCGCCGCTGCCCGCGAGCGCCTTGGCGACAGCGTCAACCTGATGCACGACGTGCACAGCCGCCTCACTCCGAAGCAGGCCGTCGTGCTGGCGCGCGCCCTGGAGCCGTATCGGCTGTCGTTCCTTGAGGACGTCATCGCCCCCGAGCTCTACGACCGGCTGCCCGAGGTGCGCGCCGCCTCGCCGGTACCGATCGCAGTGGGCGAACAGATCGGCTCGGTGCCGGACGCGGTGCGGCTGGTGCGCGACGGCGGCGTGGATCTGCTGCGCCTGCACACCTCCGCGGTCGGCGGGCTCACCCCGACCCGCAAGATCGTCGCGCTGTGCGAGCTGCTCGGCGTGCGCACCGCGTTCCACTCCCCGGCGGACGTCTCGCCGGTCGGCGTCGCGGCGAACCTGGCCGTGGACATCTCGACCCCGGCGTTCGGCTACCAGGAGTCGCACACCTACAACGACGCCACGCACGAGGTTTTCCCGGGCACGCGGGTCGTCCGCGAGGGGCACTTGTACCCCGCGGAGGAGCCGGGGTGGGGGATCGAGATCGACGAGCGTGCGGCGGCGAAGTTCCCGCCGGTGAAGTTCCTGCACGAGCGGTGGTCCTCGGGTGTGCGGCGCCCCGACGGCGGGCTGGAGGCTCCGTGA
- a CDS encoding NAD-dependent epimerase/dehydratase family protein — MSAESAERSQPPAPRRVLVTGAAGLVGRVLTRAFADRGVAVTALVLTDPGDLAELGADRVAVGDASDGGLVREALADVDAVVHLAALPTPIHGTPLEVFGGNTRATFTVLEEAGNQGVRRAVIASSLSILGMPWARSTLHPAYVPIDEDAPLQIEDPYGLSKQVDEATGEMMARRHGMGVVALRMPFVSDAERAAHRLPEFTADPARGAAELWTYLDVRDAAQAAWLALTVPLQGFHKVFVAAPDTIVPYPTADLLRVYHPDAEVRAPLPGRTAALDLSAAERLLGFRAQHLLEVEPRPLESPAGAPAS; from the coding sequence GTGAGCGCGGAGTCGGCTGAACGGTCGCAACCCCCGGCGCCCCGGCGGGTCCTGGTCACCGGCGCCGCAGGGCTCGTCGGCAGGGTGCTGACCCGTGCCTTCGCCGACCGCGGCGTCGCGGTCACCGCCCTGGTCCTGACCGACCCCGGCGATCTGGCGGAGCTGGGCGCCGACCGGGTCGCGGTCGGTGACGCGTCCGACGGGGGGCTGGTGCGCGAGGCGCTCGCCGATGTGGACGCGGTCGTCCACCTCGCCGCGCTGCCGACCCCCATCCACGGGACCCCGCTGGAGGTGTTCGGCGGTAACACGCGGGCCACGTTCACCGTGCTGGAGGAGGCGGGCAACCAGGGCGTGCGGCGTGCGGTGATCGCCAGCAGCCTGTCGATCCTCGGCATGCCGTGGGCGCGGAGCACGCTGCATCCGGCGTACGTGCCGATCGATGAGGACGCGCCGCTCCAGATCGAGGACCCTTACGGGCTGTCCAAGCAGGTCGACGAGGCCACCGGGGAGATGATGGCGCGGCGGCACGGGATGGGCGTCGTCGCGCTGCGCATGCCGTTCGTCAGCGATGCCGAGCGGGCGGCGCATCGGCTGCCGGAGTTCACCGCCGATCCGGCGCGCGGCGCGGCCGAGCTGTGGACGTACCTGGACGTGCGCGACGCGGCCCAGGCGGCGTGGTTGGCGTTGACCGTTCCCCTGCAAGGGTTTCACAAGGTGTTCGTAGCAGCGCCGGACACGATCGTGCCGTATCCGACTGCTGATCTGCTCCGGGTCTACCACCCCGACGCCGAGGTGCGCGCGCCGTTGCCGGGGCGCACCGCAGCGCTGGACCTGAGCGCGGCCGAGCGGCTGCTCGGGTTCCGGGCGCAGCACCTGCTCGAGGTGGAGCCCCGGCCGCTCGAATCGCCCGCCGGCGCACCTGCTTCCTAG